The nucleotide window CACATCACCAGATCTGATTCTATGAGGTGGCCGGTTTCACCGGTTTCATAGTCATTACGACGGTTGAACATCCATTCAGGTATTATGCCGTTTTTAGGATTTTTAACGGCTTCTTCAAGGCGTAAGACTTCCTTATCTGGCAAATATCCTATTTGCTGGTTTGGATCAAAATCCATAGTAGTGCATATTGCACCGGATAATGCCTTACCAATTCCCTTTATATCGGTCATGGCGTTTATTATGGTCTTGTTCCCGTCTACGTCTTTACGGGCGATCCGGACCATGTGTTTGAATTCTTCTTCCATTTAAAATTTCCTCCAATATATTCACTTTATTTAAAGTATCTCTGGGGTTCATGCGGATCATCAGTCACAACCGGTTAGGGTTGTCTGAAACTTTACTTGAATCCCCTTAATTGAGTTTGAATTGATTATGATTTAATGATCAT belongs to uncultured Methanobacterium sp. and includes:
- a CDS encoding 30S ribosomal protein S13; the protein is MEEEFKHMVRIARKDVDGNKTIINAMTDIKGIGKALSGAICTTMDFDPNQQIGYLPDKEVLRLEEAVKNPKNGIIPEWMFNRRNDYETGETGHLIESDLVMCLRDDLNRMKKTRSYKGRRHEVGLPVRGQRTKSTFRKGSSVGVRRRRRG